The following coding sequences lie in one Ignatzschineria sp. RMDPL8A genomic window:
- a CDS encoding amidohydrolase, producing the protein MPHNSLKNLDSPLINKLRNYEPEFIEIRKNLHQNPELSREEYKTADYIENCLKSWNIETHRLIGTGIIGIIKKGQSNRNIGLRADIDALPINESNNLPYTSQTPGVMHACGHDGHMTTLLMAAKYLQFDAEFDGIVTLIFQPDEEDTAGAKRMIEAGLFEKFPVDTVFAYHNYPGAKTGDVLIRDGAQMAGTCTIRIKVKSCGGHAAHPYQTVDTIYVAAQIVTALQSIPARNLSAIDSAVITIGTIHGGVANNAIPGEVAMTGTLRYFDVAIREKVKARIRELVEFTAESYGATAEVELIDGYIPTINEPNATAFAINSIESLIKPEHLHFDKIPSMGAEDFGFMLAEKPGAYFYLGNDKSDTLTPLHTSGFDFDDRNLLIGSAIFCQLALDYLK; encoded by the coding sequence ATGCCACATAATTCTCTTAAAAATCTAGATTCCCCATTAATTAATAAACTCCGTAATTATGAGCCGGAATTTATCGAAATCCGCAAAAATCTCCATCAAAATCCTGAGTTATCCCGCGAGGAATATAAAACGGCGGATTATATTGAAAATTGCTTAAAATCATGGAATATCGAAACCCATCGATTAATCGGCACGGGGATTATCGGAATCATTAAAAAAGGGCAGTCTAATCGCAATATCGGGCTGCGGGCGGATATTGATGCATTACCCATTAATGAATCAAATAATCTTCCCTACACCTCGCAAACCCCAGGTGTTATGCACGCTTGCGGACATGATGGGCATATGACAACCCTCTTAATGGCGGCGAAATATCTTCAGTTTGATGCGGAATTTGATGGGATTGTTACGCTGATTTTTCAGCCGGATGAAGAGGATACTGCTGGCGCTAAACGCATGATTGAGGCAGGTCTTTTTGAGAAATTCCCCGTCGACACCGTCTTTGCGTATCATAATTATCCCGGCGCAAAAACCGGCGATGTACTGATTCGTGATGGCGCGCAGATGGCGGGCACTTGCACCATTCGCATTAAGGTAAAAAGCTGTGGCGGACACGCAGCGCACCCCTATCAAACCGTCGACACCATCTATGTTGCGGCCCAAATCGTCACCGCGCTTCAATCGATTCCCGCACGAAATCTCTCCGCCATCGACTCAGCGGTGATTACCATCGGCACCATTCACGGCGGCGTTGCCAATAATGCGATTCCCGGCGAAGTGGCGATGACCGGCACGCTCCGCTATTTTGATGTGGCTATCCGCGAAAAAGTGAAAGCGCGCATTCGCGAACTTGTTGAATTTACCGCAGAAAGCTACGGCGCAACAGCAGAGGTTGAATTGATCGATGGCTATATCCCCACCATTAATGAACCCAACGCCACCGCCTTTGCCATTAACAGCATCGAATCACTCATTAAACCCGAGCACCTGCATTTTGATAAAATCCCCTCGATGGGCGCGGAAGATTTTGGCTTTATGCTCGCGGAAAAACCGGGAGCGTATTTTTATCTCGGTAATGATAAAAGCGACACCCTCACCCCACTTCATACAAGTGGTTTTGATTTTGATGACCGTAACTTATTGATTGGGTCAGCTATTTTTTGTCAGCTTGCCCTCGACTATTTAAAATAG
- a CDS encoding DUF4124 domain-containing protein has protein sequence MKRLTATLLSAFILSALMGTGYAQNDGRTTIYKWTDASGTTYYGQTPPPGMSGNRIEVLESSTAFLVPKDRERYEGQQEATTPKTPSFSGFSQLNEEKEADAKKSESTEKLLEEARSVAKNRDAKRCEEATDYLNSLNDYMGGEYGKLKMANEDGTYRTLDEIEVRELHEQAMRDVEIFCE, from the coding sequence ATGAAACGTCTTACAGCGACGCTTTTAAGTGCGTTCATTTTAAGTGCTCTGATGGGCACCGGCTACGCACAAAACGATGGTCGAACCACGATCTATAAGTGGACCGACGCATCAGGCACTACCTATTACGGCCAAACACCGCCTCCCGGCATGAGTGGCAATCGCATCGAGGTTTTAGAATCGTCGACCGCTTTTTTAGTGCCTAAAGATCGTGAGCGTTACGAAGGTCAGCAAGAGGCGACAACGCCGAAAACCCCTTCATTCTCTGGTTTCTCTCAATTAAATGAAGAGAAAGAGGCCGACGCAAAAAAGAGCGAATCTACTGAAAAACTTCTCGAAGAAGCGCGTTCAGTAGCGAAAAATCGCGACGCAAAACGCTGTGAAGAGGCCACCGATTATCTCAATTCGCTCAATGATTATATGGGCGGCGAATATGGCAAACTCAAAATGGCCAATGAAGATGGCACCTATCGCACCTTAGATGAAATTGAAGTGCGCGAGCTTCACGAACAAGCGATGCGCGATGTTGAGATCTTCTGCGAATAA
- the ndhC gene encoding NADH-quinone oxidoreductase subunit A, whose protein sequence is MMQYLPILVFIIFSFLFAAVIIGLGYVLSPSKPNAEKLSPYESGFEAFEDARLKFDVRFYLVAILFIVFDLELIFLIPWAAAFNHIGLPGIIAGVVFLLLLVAGFAYEWKKGALEWD, encoded by the coding sequence ATGATGCAATATCTTCCTATACTGGTCTTTATTATTTTCAGCTTTTTATTCGCTGCAGTAATAATAGGGCTAGGTTACGTACTGAGTCCAAGCAAACCGAATGCGGAAAAACTCTCTCCTTACGAGAGTGGTTTTGAGGCGTTTGAAGATGCGCGGCTTAAATTTGACGTTCGATTCTACCTTGTTGCCATTCTCTTTATCGTCTTTGACCTTGAATTAATCTTCTTAATTCCTTGGGCAGCGGCATTTAATCACATCGGTTTACCAGGCATTATTGCGGGGGTTGTATTCCTACTTCTGCTCGTGGCTGGTTTTGCGTATGAATGGAAAAAAGGAGCGTTGGAATGGGATTAG
- a CDS encoding quinone oxidoreductase — translation MAYKITLKAHGGIEQFVKESLTLPAPNNNEVTIEHKAIGLNFIDIYQREGLYTLDTPITIGQEASGIITAVGDDVTDFNVGDKVVYAGHLGAYASASNVPVERITHIPEGTSFEEAASSFLRGGTASYLMHELFPLKKGQSTLIHAAAGGVGQILVQWAKSIGATVIATVGSDEKKAIVEALGADLVINYSQHDVAEKVRELCPEGVDVVYDSVGKSTFEGSLDSLKRLGMMVSFGNASGAVPPVSPLTLLEKGALFLTRPNLNSYTATREEYLTVMNRWLTTLNKGVVTLANIETFPLENVGDAHTKLANREVIGTIVLIP, via the coding sequence ATGGCTTACAAAATTACGCTAAAAGCGCATGGAGGGATTGAGCAATTTGTCAAAGAATCACTCACACTTCCCGCGCCCAATAATAATGAAGTAACGATTGAGCATAAAGCCATTGGTCTTAATTTTATCGATATCTATCAACGCGAGGGGCTCTACACCCTCGACACCCCCATTACGATCGGCCAAGAAGCAAGCGGCATTATTACCGCCGTTGGCGACGATGTCACCGATTTTAACGTGGGCGATAAGGTGGTCTATGCCGGGCATTTAGGGGCATACGCGTCAGCCAGTAACGTACCCGTTGAGCGCATTACTCATATTCCCGAAGGCACTTCCTTTGAAGAGGCTGCCTCCTCCTTTTTACGAGGCGGCACCGCAAGCTATCTGATGCATGAGCTGTTCCCCCTTAAAAAAGGGCAAAGTACGCTTATTCATGCAGCGGCAGGCGGCGTTGGGCAGATCTTAGTGCAGTGGGCAAAATCCATTGGCGCAACGGTCATTGCAACGGTAGGTAGCGATGAGAAGAAAGCAATTGTTGAGGCGCTTGGCGCAGATTTGGTCATCAACTACAGTCAACACGATGTGGCTGAAAAGGTGCGCGAATTGTGTCCTGAAGGGGTGGACGTTGTTTACGACAGCGTTGGAAAATCCACTTTTGAAGGCTCCCTCGATTCCTTAAAACGTCTTGGTATGATGGTGTCGTTTGGCAATGCCTCCGGCGCTGTTCCTCCGGTCTCTCCACTCACGCTACTTGAAAAAGGCGCCCTCTTTTTAACGCGCCCGAATTTAAATAGCTATACCGCTACACGAGAGGAGTATTTGACGGTGATGAATCGTTGGCTCACAACCCTAAATAAGGGCGTGGTAACACTTGCCAATATTGAGACATTCCCGCTCGAGAACGTTGGAGACGCGCATACGAAGCTTGCTAATCGCGAGGTGATCGGAACAATCGTTTTGATCCCTTAA
- a CDS encoding zinc-finger domain-containing protein codes for MATSMELKEKTITPAELPLCCPPIDEVTWKMHPRVYLKPNEKGEAVCPYCSTHYLVKK; via the coding sequence ATGGCAACATCAATGGAATTAAAAGAGAAAACGATCACTCCCGCAGAGTTACCGCTCTGCTGCCCACCGATTGACGAGGTAACGTGGAAAATGCATCCGCGTGTCTACCTCAAGCCCAATGAAAAGGGCGAAGCGGTCTGCCCTTATTGCAGCACGCACTATTTGGTAAAAAAGTAA
- the tsaB gene encoding tRNA (adenosine(37)-N6)-threonylcarbamoyltransferase complex dimerization subunit type 1 TsaB, with protein MKILALDASTEACSAAIFVNGEIIERLAITPRKHIEVLMPMIKEVMEESGRQFSDLDGLAFAAGPGSFAGLRIACGFIQGLGAGLNLPIVPVSTLETLALPVFEDHPEANVLTIMDAKMNEIYWAVYTRGEKGRLVTVFEDQVSSMDAMIEAVKAHGFESLYGVGDGFDLDPALKETLNLVEISSRKHPRAGEVALLAISDIEQNLGLYADQVSPIYLRHDIALTIEEQEAARQKKAAEAAAEAAQTDASSES; from the coding sequence ATGAAGATATTAGCATTAGATGCCTCTACGGAAGCGTGCTCGGCGGCGATATTTGTCAATGGTGAAATCATTGAACGCCTTGCGATTACGCCCCGTAAGCATATTGAAGTGTTGATGCCGATGATTAAAGAAGTGATGGAAGAATCCGGGCGTCAATTTTCAGATCTCGATGGACTTGCCTTTGCGGCAGGGCCGGGGAGCTTTGCCGGACTTCGAATCGCATGCGGCTTTATTCAAGGCTTAGGTGCGGGTCTCAACTTACCCATTGTGCCAGTTTCAACGCTCGAAACTTTAGCATTGCCAGTCTTTGAAGATCATCCTGAGGCGAATGTCCTCACCATTATGGACGCGAAAATGAACGAGATTTATTGGGCCGTCTATACCCGTGGTGAAAAGGGGCGTTTGGTCACGGTATTTGAAGATCAGGTGAGCAGTATGGATGCCATGATTGAAGCGGTGAAAGCCCATGGGTTTGAGTCGCTTTATGGCGTTGGCGATGGATTTGATTTAGATCCTGCGCTCAAAGAGACGCTCAATCTAGTGGAGATTAGTAGCCGTAAACATCCTCGCGCTGGGGAAGTTGCGCTGCTGGCCATCAGTGATATTGAGCAGAATTTGGGGCTCTATGCCGATCAAGTCTCGCCGATCTATCTGCGTCACGACATTGCACTTACCATTGAAGAGCAAGAAGCAGCGCGTCAGAAAAAGGCGGCAGAAGCAGCGGCGGAAGCGGCTCAAACGGACGCATCGTCTGAATCGTAA
- a CDS encoding sulfite exporter TauE/SafE family protein → MGETYALLMGAFIMGLTTQVHCIGMCGPVIGILGINNSYKRIPAAILYNLGRISTYTFLGVIGGLIGFFVSDITTLQYVIRYLAGAIMIFIALQLFGMPQFLAFVEKPAQKLWKPIQKFSQRFFPIKTAKGTYFMGFIWGFLPCGAVYGPLAVAIGLGSVGMSAGLMFSFGLGTLPVMIALAIFGNYVGRYLAKPSIRRLGGIVILLMTVYYLGWIAPPEKVNKRAAKLSETTEQVQHGGDALKALEGSKMGGHGHGGGNMPMQHGDMKGDMKPMDDSMKGMKGDAKEMQNQPKDGMMNPSMKNDSSAAPEESAPMNGAAKMEAQ, encoded by the coding sequence ATGGGAGAAACGTATGCATTACTGATGGGGGCCTTCATTATGGGGCTCACAACTCAAGTCCACTGTATTGGAATGTGTGGACCGGTGATCGGAATACTCGGTATCAACAACTCATATAAACGCATTCCTGCGGCGATTTTATACAATCTCGGCCGGATCTCAACCTATACCTTTTTAGGAGTGATCGGCGGTCTAATTGGCTTTTTCGTCTCAGACATTACCACACTGCAATATGTGATCCGCTATCTTGCGGGCGCGATTATGATCTTCATTGCATTGCAGCTGTTCGGCATGCCTCAATTCTTGGCGTTTGTCGAAAAACCGGCGCAAAAATTGTGGAAACCGATTCAAAAATTCTCACAACGTTTCTTCCCTATTAAAACCGCCAAAGGCACCTATTTTATGGGCTTTATCTGGGGTTTCTTACCGTGCGGCGCAGTTTATGGTCCGTTAGCGGTAGCGATTGGTCTTGGCAGCGTTGGCATGTCGGCAGGTCTTATGTTCTCCTTTGGACTCGGCACCCTTCCTGTCATGATTGCGCTTGCGATCTTTGGAAACTATGTGGGTCGTTATCTTGCGAAACCGAGCATTCGCCGTCTTGGCGGGATCGTCATTTTACTGATGACCGTTTACTATTTAGGTTGGATTGCACCGCCTGAAAAAGTGAATAAACGCGCGGCCAAACTCTCTGAAACCACTGAACAAGTTCAACATGGTGGCGATGCGCTCAAAGCCCTTGAAGGCTCAAAAATGGGTGGTCATGGTCACGGCGGCGGTAATATGCCGATGCAGCATGGTGATATGAAAGGCGACATGAAACCGATGGATGACTCGATGAAAGGCATGAAGGGCGATGCAAAAGAGATGCAGAATCAACCTAAGGACGGTATGATGAATCCTTCAATGAAAAATGATTCGAGTGCTGCGCCAGAAGAGTCAGCGCCTATGAACGGTGCTGCTAAAATGGAGGCTCAGTAA
- a CDS encoding proline--tRNA ligase, with amino-acid sequence MRTSNFLINTLRETPNDAELASHQLMLRAGLIRRVTSGIYTWSPLGLRVLKKTEAIVRDEMEKAGALEVLMPSAQPAELWKESGRWEQFGPELLRFKDRHNRDYCLGPTHEEVITDFARNELKSYRQLPINFFQMQWKFRDEIRPRFGVMRSREFLMKDAYSFHIDKESLDQTYNRMYEAYSNILDRLKLEYRAVFADSGAIGGSKSQEFHVIADAGEDTIVYSDGSDYAANVEAAEAIVVGTRRDADQPLRKMETPGVKTIDDLSRFFNMPPEMLLKTLVLHDTDGELIAVCLRGDHELNEVKAENSGLFQVPLSFASDEEIEEKLNTTPGSIGPVNLPIRVVFDRQAAVMSNFSCGANETGFHYIGVNIGRDLDEPESLDLREVKEGDPSPCGKGKLRIARGIEVGHIFQLGNKYSAALGATVLDENGKAAVMEMGCYGVGVTRIVAAAIEQSHDDTGIIWPEAIAPFTVSLIPMNYHKSELVKETTDSLYSDLTKLGIEVLLEDRNVRAGEAFSDHELIGIPHRVVIGERSLKQGELEYKGRTDSDATMVNADEIIAFLQDKIAQ; translated from the coding sequence ATGAGAACGTCTAACTTTTTAATCAATACTTTACGAGAAACCCCTAACGATGCGGAACTTGCGTCCCATCAGTTAATGCTTCGCGCGGGCCTTATTCGCCGTGTGACATCGGGAATCTATACTTGGAGCCCCCTCGGATTACGCGTGCTCAAAAAAACCGAAGCAATCGTGCGTGACGAGATGGAAAAAGCCGGAGCATTGGAAGTCTTAATGCCCTCCGCTCAACCTGCCGAACTCTGGAAAGAATCCGGTCGCTGGGAACAATTTGGCCCCGAACTGCTTCGCTTTAAAGACCGCCACAATCGCGATTACTGCTTGGGTCCGACCCACGAAGAGGTGATCACCGATTTTGCGCGCAATGAATTAAAAAGTTATCGCCAATTGCCGATCAATTTCTTCCAAATGCAGTGGAAATTCCGCGATGAAATTCGCCCTCGCTTTGGTGTTATGCGTTCGCGCGAATTCTTAATGAAAGATGCCTACTCATTCCACATCGATAAAGAGTCGCTCGATCAGACCTACAACCGCATGTATGAAGCGTACAGCAATATTCTCGATCGGTTAAAGCTTGAATATCGCGCGGTATTTGCCGATTCTGGCGCAATTGGGGGCAGTAAATCCCAAGAATTCCATGTGATCGCCGATGCTGGTGAAGATACCATTGTCTACTCGGATGGTTCCGATTATGCGGCAAACGTCGAAGCGGCGGAAGCGATCGTCGTAGGCACGCGCCGTGATGCCGATCAACCGCTCCGCAAAATGGAAACGCCCGGCGTTAAAACCATTGATGATCTCTCGCGCTTTTTCAATATGCCGCCTGAAATGCTGTTAAAAACCCTCGTGCTTCACGATACTGATGGCGAGCTCATTGCGGTCTGCCTCCGTGGCGATCACGAACTCAATGAAGTAAAAGCAGAAAACTCAGGTCTTTTCCAAGTACCGCTCTCCTTTGCCTCCGATGAAGAGATTGAGGAAAAACTCAACACCACTCCCGGCTCCATTGGCCCGGTGAATCTTCCGATTCGCGTGGTATTTGACCGACAAGCAGCCGTGATGAGTAACTTTAGCTGCGGCGCGAATGAAACCGGTTTCCACTATATCGGCGTTAATATTGGCCGAGACCTTGATGAACCTGAATCGCTTGATCTGCGTGAAGTGAAAGAGGGCGATCCTTCCCCTTGCGGTAAGGGTAAACTTCGCATCGCTCGCGGAATTGAAGTGGGGCATATTTTCCAACTCGGGAATAAATATTCAGCAGCCCTTGGCGCAACGGTATTAGATGAAAACGGAAAAGCGGCAGTGATGGAGATGGGTTGTTACGGCGTTGGGGTGACCCGTATTGTGGCCGCAGCGATCGAACAATCACACGATGATACAGGCATTATTTGGCCCGAAGCGATCGCGCCCTTTACTGTATCGCTCATTCCGATGAATTATCATAAATCAGAGCTCGTCAAAGAGACCACCGATTCACTCTATAGTGATCTCACGAAACTCGGCATTGAAGTTCTCCTTGAAGACCGTAATGTCCGCGCCGGTGAAGCGTTTAGCGACCATGAATTGATCGGAATTCCGCACCGCGTTGTGATTGGTGAACGTAGCTTAAAGCAGGGCGAACTTGAATATAAAGGCCGTACTGATAGCGACGCGACCATGGTAAACGCCGATGAAATTATCGCATTCTTACAAGATAAAATTGCTCAATAA
- a CDS encoding MBL fold metallo-hydrolase, which translates to MSQYKIHSEVFGPYDNFSHILEECATKKAIVIDPAWDANYLQNRLNNLGLTLSAIWLTHGHHDHVSAIDDLRALQDHEVPVYASKTEIDFIRSYAPNELPKAFLPIPDDTIAFHDNDVLHHGEIPVKVIATPGHSSGSVCFLLKDDMLTGDTLFIDGCGRADLDGSDPQALLHSLNRLIEEVPHHVELHTGHAYGPTPTATLASQIKTNRYLQLAQASAADFIKFRNRT; encoded by the coding sequence ATGAGTCAGTATAAAATTCATTCCGAAGTATTCGGTCCATATGATAATTTCAGTCATATTTTAGAAGAGTGCGCCACGAAAAAAGCGATCGTGATTGACCCCGCATGGGATGCCAACTACTTGCAAAATCGCCTTAATAATCTCGGGCTCACCCTCTCTGCGATCTGGCTGACGCACGGTCATCATGACCATGTCAGCGCCATTGATGATCTCCGCGCATTGCAAGATCATGAGGTGCCGGTCTATGCATCGAAAACGGAGATTGATTTCATTCGCTCCTATGCGCCAAACGAGTTGCCGAAAGCGTTTCTCCCCATTCCCGATGACACGATCGCGTTTCACGATAACGACGTGCTCCATCACGGGGAGATTCCGGTCAAAGTGATTGCAACGCCGGGCCATAGTTCAGGCTCGGTCTGCTTTTTACTTAAGGACGATATGCTTACCGGCGATACGCTCTTTATTGATGGCTGTGGTCGCGCCGATTTAGATGGTTCAGACCCGCAAGCGCTCCTTCACTCACTCAATCGTTTGATTGAAGAGGTGCCCCATCACGTCGAGCTTCACACAGGGCATGCTTACGGACCAACACCGACGGCAACGCTCGCTTCGCAGATCAAAACCAATCGTTATCTGCAACTTGCGCAAGCCTCAGCGGCGGACTTTATTAAATTCCGTAATCGTACCTAA
- the ettA gene encoding energy-dependent translational throttle protein EttA: protein MTGQFIYTMNRVSKVVPPNRVILKDISLSFFPGAKIGVLGLNGAGKSTLLRIMAGVDTEIQGEARAKPGTKIGYLAQEPQLNEALDVRGNLEEALGSIKDALAELDAVYAAYAEPDADFDALATKQAELEAFLSSVDGHSLDRQLEVAADALRLPPMDRDVATLSGGEKRRVALCKLLLSKPDMLLLDEPTNHLDAESVAWLERFLHDYPGTVVAVTHDRYFLDNVAGWILELDRGHGIPWEGNYSSWLEQKDKRLEQEAKQEEAHAKAIKKELEWVRQGVKGRQAKSKARLARFEELESQEFQKRNETMEIYIPPGPRLGDLVIEATGVAKAFGDKLLYEELDFSLPRGGIVGVIGPNGAGKSTLFKLMTGQLEPDAGTFRVGETVQLAYVDQSRDSLDDNKTVWEEISEGLDIIRVGTYEIPSRAYCGRFNFKGSDQQKYIKDLSGGERNRVHLAKVLRSGGNVILLDEPTNDLDVETLRALEDAILAFAGCVVVISHDRWFLDRIATHILAFEGDSHVEWFQGNYEEYEADKRRRFGDDADQPHRLKYKPISR, encoded by the coding sequence ATGACAGGACAGTTTATTTATACGATGAATCGTGTAAGCAAAGTGGTTCCTCCAAACCGAGTGATTTTAAAAGATATCTCACTCTCTTTCTTCCCGGGCGCGAAAATCGGGGTATTAGGATTAAACGGTGCGGGGAAATCAACTCTACTACGTATTATGGCGGGAGTTGATACCGAAATTCAAGGGGAAGCGCGAGCAAAACCCGGTACAAAAATTGGCTATTTAGCCCAAGAACCCCAATTAAACGAAGCGCTCGATGTGCGCGGAAACTTAGAAGAAGCGCTCGGATCCATTAAAGATGCATTAGCGGAACTTGATGCGGTCTATGCCGCTTACGCTGAACCGGATGCGGACTTTGATGCACTTGCCACAAAACAAGCAGAGCTTGAGGCCTTTTTAAGTTCAGTGGATGGTCATTCGCTCGACCGTCAGCTTGAAGTCGCCGCTGATGCGCTTCGTCTTCCACCGATGGATCGCGATGTTGCTACCCTTTCTGGGGGTGAAAAGCGCCGCGTTGCGCTCTGTAAACTTCTATTATCAAAACCTGATATGCTCCTGCTTGACGAGCCGACGAACCACTTAGATGCGGAATCGGTGGCGTGGCTTGAGCGTTTCTTACATGATTATCCGGGCACCGTTGTGGCGGTAACGCATGACCGTTACTTCTTAGATAACGTTGCGGGCTGGATTTTAGAGCTTGACCGTGGGCACGGAATTCCTTGGGAAGGCAACTATTCAAGCTGGCTTGAGCAGAAAGATAAGCGTCTTGAGCAGGAAGCAAAACAGGAAGAAGCGCACGCTAAAGCGATTAAGAAAGAGCTTGAGTGGGTGCGTCAGGGCGTTAAAGGCCGTCAGGCAAAATCGAAAGCACGTTTGGCGCGTTTTGAAGAGCTTGAGAGCCAAGAATTCCAAAAACGAAACGAAACGATGGAGATCTACATTCCACCAGGGCCGCGTCTTGGGGATTTAGTGATCGAGGCCACCGGCGTTGCTAAAGCGTTTGGTGATAAACTTCTCTATGAAGAGCTCGATTTCAGTCTGCCTCGCGGCGGGATTGTTGGGGTAATTGGTCCAAACGGGGCGGGTAAATCAACGCTCTTTAAATTGATGACCGGCCAACTTGAGCCCGATGCGGGAACGTTCCGTGTTGGTGAGACTGTCCAGCTTGCTTATGTGGATCAAAGCCGTGATTCGCTCGATGACAATAAGACCGTTTGGGAAGAGATTTCAGAAGGGTTAGACATTATTCGTGTCGGCACTTACGAGATCCCATCGCGCGCTTATTGTGGCCGTTTTAACTTTAAAGGCTCAGATCAACAGAAGTATATTAAAGATCTTTCGGGCGGTGAGCGTAACCGGGTTCACTTAGCGAAAGTACTTCGTTCAGGCGGCAACGTGATTTTACTGGACGAGCCGACGAACGACCTTGACGTTGAGACCTTACGTGCCCTTGAAGATGCGATTTTAGCGTTTGCAGGATGCGTTGTGGTGATCTCGCATGACCGCTGGTTCTTAGACCGGATCGCAACGCACATATTGGCCTTCGAAGGCGATTCTCATGTAGAATGGTTCCAAGGTAACTATGAAGAGTATGAAGCCGATAAGCGTCGTCGTTTTGGTGATGATGCGGATCAGCCTCATCGACTTAAATATAAACCCATTTCTCGATAA
- a CDS encoding NADH-quinone oxidoreductase subunit B: protein MGLEGKLEEGFVTTTLDSAINWARTGSLWPVTFGLACCALEMMHAGAARYDLERFGGGVFRASPRQADLMIIAGTLTNKMAVPLRKVYDQMPEPKWVISMGSCANGGGYYHYSYSVVRGADRVVPVDVYVPGCPPTAEALIYGIMQLHEKIKRTSTIARLG, encoded by the coding sequence ATGGGATTAGAAGGAAAGTTAGAAGAAGGCTTTGTAACCACCACGCTTGACTCGGCAATTAACTGGGCAAGAACGGGGTCGTTATGGCCGGTAACATTTGGACTTGCGTGTTGTGCGCTTGAGATGATGCATGCCGGAGCGGCGCGTTATGACCTTGAGCGTTTTGGGGGCGGGGTATTTAGGGCCTCACCAAGACAGGCAGACCTCATGATTATCGCAGGGACATTGACGAATAAAATGGCAGTGCCACTGCGAAAAGTATATGACCAGATGCCAGAGCCAAAATGGGTTATCTCCATGGGTTCTTGTGCAAATGGGGGTGGGTATTATCACTACTCATATTCAGTGGTGCGCGGGGCGGATCGGGTTGTGCCGGTTGACGTCTATGTGCCGGGCTGTCCCCCTACGGCTGAAGCGTTAATTTACGGCATTATGCAACTCCATGAGAAAATTAAACGCACCAGCACAATTGCACGATTAGGGTAG